One window of Choristoneura fumiferana chromosome 13, NRCan_CFum_1, whole genome shotgun sequence genomic DNA carries:
- the LOC141434332 gene encoding uncharacterized protein — protein sequence MHLIQTGGGPSRPKQEDPLHERILCLITPSAVGLHNPYDNDSIITPEENTTESLPGGALVNVIDIIPGPEVQTKHSTGSTAPTAESTAIQDYLLNENELPVELVPTPTKNSPHHQAPSDNKQQW from the exons ATGCATTTAATTCAAACAG GTGGTGGACCTTCGAGGCCAAAACAAGAAGACCCACTACATGAGAGGATTCTATGTCTCATAACGCCAAGTGCTGTTGGCTTACATAATCCATATGATAATGACAGTATTATCACTCCAGAGGAAAATACCACAGAATCATTGCCAGGCGGGGCACTAGTGAACG tcattGATATAATTCCTGGCCCCGAGGTACAGACTAAACATTCCACTGGATCTACTGCTCCTACTGCTGAATCTACTGCCATCCAAGATTATTTATTG AATGAAAACGAATTACCGGTGGAGTTGGTTCCGACTCCAACCAAAAACTCACCACATCATCAAGCCCCAAGTGATAACAAGCAGCAATGGTGA